CGGCGCCGCCGAACAACAAGGCAGTACCGAGCTGTCGAACGCATCGGAACTGGTGAGCGAAGGCTCGGCCACGGTGGTCTACGGCTCGATGTCGGCGCTGGCCGCCTCCGGCACGGTGGTGGTCGACAGCGTGGTCGCGACAGGCGACGCCAGCGTCATCGTGCTGATCGGCGCCTCCGACGCGGCACGCGCGACGATTCAGTTAAGCGGGCGCGCGGCGCGCGAAGCATCGCTGGCGGCCGGCGCCTCGGTCAACCTGGTGGCGACATCGACCGGCTATCTGCTGGTCTCGGCGGGCAAGGTGCTCGCCTTCGTCCCGAACGAAATCGGCAAGGCGCTGCTGCACCACTCGCGCGTCAGCGCCAGGGGCTGACCGTGCGGCGCCTGCTCACCGTAGCGATCCTTGCCGCCGCACTGGCCACCAAGCTGGCGTTTGCCGGCACCGCGTGCGAGACGAAGAAGACCGATGTGGCCACGTTCGTGAAGGCGATGACGCTGGCCGAGCGCACCATGAAGGCGCTGGACAAGTCCGGCGCGCAGGTGGCGCTGATCGCGCGCGTCGGCCAGGACCTGTCGAAGTATGGCCTGCGCTACTCGCACATGGGCTACGTGTGGCGCGACCATCCGCAAGGGCGCTGGCTGGTGGTGCATGAACTGAACCGCTGCGGCACGGCGCAATCGGCGCTGTTCGACGAAGGCCTCGGCAATTTCTTCCTTGACGATATGCACGCCTACGAAACGCGCATCGTCGTGCCGAGCCCGCAGGTACAGCAGCGGATCGCCGCGATGCTGTCGTCGACCACGCCGCTGCGCTTGCACGATGAGCGCTACAACATGCTGGCGTTTCCGTATTCGACCAACTACCAGAACTCGAACCAGTGGCTGCTCGAGACCTGGGCGGCGAGCGTGTCGGACATGCCGATCGACGGGCGCGCGCAGGCGCAGGCGTGGCTGAAGCTGGCCGGCTTCGCGCCGATCACGATCGACATTCCGGCCATGACGCGGCTGGGGGCGCGCATGTTCCGCGCCAACGTCTCGTTCGACGACCAGCCGTTCGAGCGGCGCATGGCCGGCCGCATCGACACCGTCACGGTCGATTCCGTGGTGCGCTTCGTGCACCAGCGCGATCCCGGATCGTGGGAGATCCTGGTCGCAATTTGAAGAACGCGCGAACTCACGCAAATCGTACCTGCGCAGGCAGATACCCATGCTGAATCAGCCTCCCCTCATTCGCCAGCTCAGTATGGGTACCTGCCTCCGCAGGTACGACACCGAAATCACTTCTTGGTGCGCGGATCGTCCGCCGCATTCAGGTAGTTGATGTCGAACGGCCCCTCCCCGCTGATCTGCAGCACGGTCGGCGCCTTGGTGAACGCGTAGTGGTGCACCTTGCCCGGCACGTGGTGGAAGCCGCCGGCCTTGAGCGCATGCGCCGTTTTCTTGTCCACCGTGTCGCTCATGCCGATGTACAGCGCGCCGCTCAGCACCGTCAGGTTCTCATCCTTGGTGTGAAAATGCGGCGGCACCATATATCCGGCCGGCATCTTGGCGCGGATCGAATATGGGCCTTCCTTGGAGGGATCGCCGAACAGCA
This window of the Massilia sp. R2A-15 genome carries:
- a CDS encoding cupin domain-containing protein, which gives rise to MKRILLMSAMLLTAAAAYPQETSFINQSDMKWEDAPPALPKGGKLAVLFGDPSKEGPYSIRAKMPAGYMVPPHFHTKDENLTVLSGALYIGMSDTVDKKTAHALKAGGFHHVPGKVHHYAFTKAPTVLQISGEGPFDINYLNAADDPRTKK
- a CDS encoding DUF2145 domain-containing protein encodes the protein MRRLLTVAILAAALATKLAFAGTACETKKTDVATFVKAMTLAERTMKALDKSGAQVALIARVGQDLSKYGLRYSHMGYVWRDHPQGRWLVVHELNRCGTAQSALFDEGLGNFFLDDMHAYETRIVVPSPQVQQRIAAMLSSTTPLRLHDERYNMLAFPYSTNYQNSNQWLLETWAASVSDMPIDGRAQAQAWLKLAGFAPITIDIPAMTRLGARMFRANVSFDDQPFERRMAGRIDTVTVDSVVRFVHQRDPGSWEILVAI